In Longimicrobium sp., a single genomic region encodes these proteins:
- a CDS encoding TVP38/TMEM64 family protein: MTAGPVPATPPSPRRRRGGRWKKAVLASVMLGGLAAFFALGGHRYLTLESLKENRAILLAYTERNFATMLLLTFVVYTVATALSFPGGIFMSFAVGFLFGRWIGTALVVVAASIGATLAFLSARYLFADAVRRRMGPRLKRMARRFEEDGFNYILFTRLVPAFPFWLMNLVPAFTPVKVRTFFAATAIGILPGSFVFVNVGESLSEIESASDLVSRQTLIALAMLGVLSLAPIAWKKWRTRKLKEKNG, translated from the coding sequence GTGACCGCCGGCCCCGTGCCCGCCACACCGCCCTCGCCGCGCCGCCGCCGCGGGGGGCGGTGGAAGAAGGCCGTTCTGGCGTCGGTGATGCTGGGCGGCCTGGCCGCGTTCTTCGCGCTGGGCGGGCACCGCTACCTGACGCTGGAGTCGCTCAAGGAGAACCGCGCGATCCTTCTGGCGTACACCGAGCGGAACTTCGCCACCATGCTGCTGCTGACGTTCGTGGTCTACACCGTGGCCACGGCGCTCAGCTTTCCCGGCGGCATCTTCATGTCGTTCGCAGTCGGGTTCCTGTTCGGCCGGTGGATCGGCACGGCGCTGGTGGTGGTGGCGGCCAGCATCGGCGCCACGCTGGCCTTTCTGTCCGCCCGCTACCTGTTCGCCGACGCGGTGCGGCGCCGGATGGGCCCGCGGCTGAAGCGAATGGCGCGCCGATTCGAGGAGGATGGATTCAACTACATCCTCTTCACCCGGCTGGTCCCCGCCTTTCCCTTCTGGCTGATGAACCTGGTGCCCGCGTTCACCCCGGTAAAGGTGCGCACCTTTTTCGCGGCGACGGCGATCGGTATCCTTCCCGGCAGCTTCGTGTTCGTGAACGTGGGCGAGTCGCTGTCGGAAATCGAAAGCGCCAGCGACCTGGTCAGCCGGCAGACGCTGATCGCGCTGGCGATGCTCGGCGTGCTGAGCCTGGCGCCCATCGCGTGGAAGAAATGGCGCACCCGTAAACTCAAGGAAAAGAATGGTTGA